GCGCTCCCTCATCGAGTTCAACGCTCCCAAGCCCGAGCAGGACCACGTCTTCATCCGCATCGGCCTCAATCACGGCTCCGGCATCGTGAAATCGAACGACGTCTTCGGCGACGTCGTCAACGTCGCCTCGCGCGTGGAGAGCGTCGCCATGCCCGAGCAGATCGTCATCTCCGATAGCTTGAACCAGCAGGTCGCGCCTCTCGGCCGCTTCAAGCTCTCGCACCTCGGCCGCTTCGCCCTGAAAGGGAAGGAAGGCGACCGCGACCTGTTCGAGGTCACCTGGAGCGACGCGAAGATCGCCCGCCCGGCGGCGGCGCACACCATGGTCGCGTCGCCCAAGGCGGCGATGGTCATGCCGAAATACCGCCTGCAGCACATTCGCAAGGACGGCTCTGTCGGCTCGGACCACGAACTCAAGGACAACAAGCTCACCGTCGGCCGCACGGAGGGCGACCTCAAGTTTCCCGCCGACCACCAGCTTTCGTCGCTGCATGCGCGGTTCGAAGTCGAGAAGGGTCAGTTGCTGGTCGAGGACATCGGCGCCGACAAGCGCGGCGTCTACGTCCGGCTCATCGCCACCTACATGCTCCAGGATGGCGACGTCTTGATGATGGGCCGCCGCGCCTTCCGCTTCAAGGAGAAGCCCGAGGCCATGGCGGCCGCCGCGGCCATGGGCACCACGGTCGTGGACCTCACCAACATCCTCAAGGAGCCGGTCGCGGAGTTCATCGCGCTGAAAGCCGACGGCATCCCGGAAGACGGCGGCCACTTTCCCCTGACCGAGCAGGAGATCACCTGGGGCCGCACGAAAGGGACCTACACCTTCCCCGAGGACGGCTTCATGAGCCGCTCCCATGCGAAGGTGTATCAGCGCGGAGAGAACTTCTTCCTGGAGGACGCCGGCAGCCGCAACGGCACCTTCGTCAAGGCGCGCGGCCGGACGCCCGTCCCGGTCGGCGCCA
The sequence above is drawn from the Terriglobales bacterium genome and encodes:
- a CDS encoding adenylate/guanylate cyclase domain-containing protein, coding for MSQNSVTQIIQSSRGQAELLAELEKFRRTITVMFTDIKGSTAYFEKYGDVAGLMLVHQCNDMLGQIVARHGGRVVKTIGDAIMATFDDAAESVQASIEMQRSLIEFNAPKPEQDHVFIRIGLNHGSGIVKSNDVFGDVVNVASRVESVAMPEQIVISDSLNQQVAPLGRFKLSHLGRFALKGKEGDRDLFEVTWSDAKIARPAAAHTMVASPKAAMVMPKYRLQHIRKDGSVGSDHELKDNKLTVGRTEGDLKFPADHQLSSLHARFEVEKGQLLVEDIGADKRGVYVRLIATYMLQDGDVLMMGRRAFRFKEKPEAMAAAAAMGTTVVDLTNILKEPVAEFIALKADGIPEDGGHFPLTEQEITWGRTKGTYTFPEDGFMSRSHAKVYQRGENFFLEDAGSRNGTFVKARGRTPVPVGAMVLVGGQLLKVTQ